The following proteins are co-located in the Haloarcula rubripromontorii genome:
- a CDS encoding ABC transporter ATP-binding protein has translation MLQVTDVSQWYGEDCVFRELSMDIETGEVVAVIGPSGVGKTTLLRMLALSLEPDDGAVTFDGTDVWAADEATRLSLRRRIGMVFQEASLFDAPVARNVEYGLRIRRSWTDRLQSELLSVLRSNGTADAVREALGVVGLTDKMDQRAESLSGGEAQRVSFARALAYDPDVLLLDEPTSDLDPRNTAVIEDAIAEARDRGIGVVVATHDMHQAERVADRVAVLLDDGITEIAPTEVVFENPSDDRTRQFISGELVY, from the coding sequence ATGCTACAGGTAACGGACGTGTCACAGTGGTACGGGGAAGACTGCGTGTTTCGCGAGCTCTCGATGGACATCGAAACGGGGGAGGTCGTCGCCGTCATCGGCCCGTCGGGCGTCGGCAAGACGACGCTACTCCGGATGCTCGCGCTCTCGCTCGAGCCCGACGACGGGGCGGTCACCTTCGACGGCACGGACGTGTGGGCCGCCGACGAGGCGACACGGCTGTCGTTGCGCCGACGCATCGGCATGGTGTTTCAGGAGGCGAGCTTGTTCGACGCGCCGGTCGCTCGTAACGTCGAGTACGGGCTTCGAATCCGCCGGTCGTGGACGGACCGGCTCCAGAGCGAACTCCTCTCTGTCCTGCGGTCAAACGGGACCGCGGACGCCGTTCGTGAGGCCCTCGGCGTCGTCGGGCTGACGGACAAGATGGACCAGCGCGCGGAGTCCCTCTCGGGTGGCGAGGCCCAGCGGGTGTCGTTCGCCCGTGCGCTGGCCTACGACCCCGACGTGCTGCTCCTCGACGAGCCGACATCCGACCTGGACCCGCGGAATACGGCGGTTATCGAGGACGCGATTGCCGAGGCGCGGGACCGGGGCATCGGCGTCGTCGTGGCGACACACGACATGCACCAAGCGGAGCGCGTCGCGGACCGGGTCGCGGTGTTGCTCGACGATGGCATCACGGAAATCGCCCCGACAGAAGTGGTGTTCGAGAACCCGTCGGACGACCGCACCCGGCAGTTCATCTCGGGCGAGTTGGTGTACTGA
- a CDS encoding TOBE domain-containing protein — protein MDATADVEVQLGQGDVALTARDRTLLQAVAAHGSLNAAADALGRSYAHAQRRIVELEEVFGPLVDRSRGGSGGGGSELTATAEQLLARFQRLQAEFDGVATAEETVLSGTVVDRDGELATVETPPGTVRAIVDTEASPGDAVEVGIRADTVTLNAPPEAPEPAGTSARNQFAGTVDRIDEGTAIALVALAIDPDTTLSALVTDTSLDKLDISEGADLVASFKATATVGVIPAIEQPDSDEQS, from the coding sequence ATGGATGCGACTGCGGACGTGGAAGTGCAACTCGGACAGGGCGACGTCGCGCTGACCGCCCGCGACCGGACGCTCCTGCAAGCGGTCGCCGCCCACGGGTCGCTGAACGCCGCTGCTGACGCGCTGGGCCGGTCCTACGCTCACGCCCAGCGACGCATCGTCGAACTCGAAGAAGTCTTCGGCCCGCTGGTCGACCGCAGTCGGGGCGGCAGCGGCGGCGGCGGCAGCGAACTCACGGCGACGGCAGAGCAACTGCTGGCCCGGTTTCAGCGGCTCCAGGCCGAGTTCGACGGGGTGGCGACGGCGGAGGAGACGGTCCTCAGCGGGACGGTCGTGGACCGCGACGGCGAACTGGCGACCGTCGAGACGCCGCCGGGGACGGTCCGGGCCATCGTCGATACCGAGGCGAGTCCCGGCGACGCGGTGGAGGTCGGCATCCGCGCCGACACGGTGACATTGAACGCGCCGCCGGAGGCCCCGGAGCCGGCGGGGACGAGCGCACGCAACCAGTTCGCGGGCACCGTCGACCGCATCGACGAAGGGACCGCTATCGCGCTGGTCGCGCTGGCTATCGACCCCGACACAACGCTGTCGGCGCTCGTGACCGACACGAGCCTCGACAAACTTGACATCAGCGAGGGCGCGGACCTCGTCGCCTCGTTCAAGGCGACCGCGACCGTCGGCGTCATCCCCGCTATCGAACAGCCGGACTCGGACGAGCAGTCCTGA
- a CDS encoding archaeosine biosynthesis radical SAM protein RaSEA: protein MSKPSPEVYEEGKGMDAHNSVMRDIRSRNDSTYDPREPTRVWLDEDNTPDGVYQSLTIILNTGGCRWARAGGCTMCGYVAESVEGGSVAHEDLMAQIQHCLDHEAENSDETSGLIKIYTSGSFLDEREVPAETRRAIAETFADRERIVVESLPDFVDEETVGDFVDAGLETDVAVGLETATDRVRHDCVNKYFDFADFEEASEAAQAAGAGVKAYLLMKPPFLSEAEAVEDMKRSVRRCGAVDGCHTVSMNPCNVQRYTMVEELYHDGGYRPPWLWSVADVLESTADEDVIVVSDPVGHGSDRGPHNCGECDDKVQRAIKDFDLRQDPSVFEQVSCECEATWDAVIERERGYSLPLAR, encoded by the coding sequence ATGAGCAAGCCCAGTCCTGAGGTCTACGAGGAGGGCAAGGGCATGGACGCCCACAACTCCGTGATGCGTGACATCCGGTCGCGCAACGACTCCACCTACGACCCTCGCGAGCCGACCCGCGTGTGGCTCGACGAGGACAACACGCCCGACGGCGTCTACCAGAGCCTGACTATCATCCTGAACACCGGCGGCTGTCGGTGGGCCCGCGCCGGCGGCTGTACGATGTGTGGCTACGTCGCCGAGAGCGTCGAGGGCGGCAGCGTCGCCCACGAGGACCTGATGGCCCAGATTCAGCACTGCCTGGACCACGAGGCCGAGAACAGCGACGAGACGAGCGGCCTCATCAAGATCTACACCTCCGGGAGCTTCCTCGACGAGCGCGAGGTTCCGGCGGAGACGCGCCGGGCAATCGCGGAGACGTTCGCGGACCGCGAGCGCATCGTCGTCGAGTCGCTGCCCGATTTCGTCGACGAGGAGACCGTCGGCGACTTCGTCGACGCGGGACTAGAGACGGACGTGGCGGTGGGTCTAGAAACGGCGACCGACCGCGTGCGCCACGACTGCGTGAACAAGTACTTCGATTTCGCCGACTTCGAGGAAGCATCCGAAGCGGCACAGGCCGCCGGGGCTGGCGTCAAGGCGTATCTGCTGATGAAACCGCCCTTCCTCTCGGAAGCGGAGGCCGTCGAGGACATGAAACGCTCCGTTCGCCGGTGTGGGGCCGTCGACGGCTGTCACACCGTTTCGATGAACCCCTGTAACGTCCAGCGTTACACGATGGTCGAAGAGCTGTACCACGACGGCGGCTACCGGCCGCCGTGGCTCTGGTCGGTCGCCGACGTGCTGGAATCGACCGCCGACGAGGACGTCATCGTCGTCTCCGATCCCGTCGGCCACGGCAGCGACCGCGGCCCGCACAACTGCGGCGAGTGCGACGACAAGGTCCAGCGGGCCATCAAGGACTTCGACCTGCGACAGGACCCCTCGGTGTTCGAGCAGGTGTCCTGCGAGTGCGAGGCGACGTGGGACGCCGTCATCGAGCGCGAACGCGGCTACTCGCTCCCGCTCGCTCGGTAG
- a CDS encoding VanZ family protein gives MDLSGRRRYLPAAGFSLLVLVTSLLPVPEGASGQVPVLLGVALDKWVHAASYGTLAVLLAWGRRARSVAAVAGLVTVAVCYGAGVELAQTLVSSRGTSGADFLANAVGAALAGLAWLAAHRSGALSDQTDPQSRQ, from the coding sequence ATGGACTTGTCGGGCCGCCGGCGGTACCTGCCCGCCGCCGGGTTCTCGCTGCTGGTACTCGTCACCTCGCTGCTCCCCGTTCCCGAGGGCGCGAGCGGGCAGGTCCCCGTGTTGCTCGGCGTCGCCCTCGACAAGTGGGTCCACGCGGCGAGCTACGGCACCCTCGCGGTACTGCTGGCCTGGGGCCGGCGCGCCCGCAGTGTGGCCGCGGTCGCGGGACTCGTGACTGTCGCCGTCTGCTACGGGGCCGGCGTGGAACTCGCGCAGACTCTCGTCTCCTCGCGTGGAACGAGCGGCGCTGATTTCCTCGCCAACGCCGTCGGGGCCGCGTTGGCCGGACTGGCGTGGCTCGCGGCCCACCGCTCCGGCGCACTTTCGGACCAAACCGACCCACAATCCCGTCAGTAA
- the arcS gene encoding archaeosine synthase subunit alpha — translation MTDYFEVHERDSAARVGELRLADSVTTPALVDDVDTVTPGDCRHVLDDAGSRWPTEQTVTDGDDSLLTVLPHRGLPAGTPDEVAEAFAVDYPDVEFPSAAVVSPDTATDHGSDAYVLAGAPGYVGHASAFVDAVTTVRDAIPADTALYLPGVATPRNVATLVYAGVDLVDPDRAVIRGTEGRYLTTDEAYFLEDLDELPCACPACRQPREAFDREDCVKHNVNALAAELRRVRRRIRDGRLRDYVEGQARQNNWLTATFRRLDQEYGYLEERTPLIRRADLSAASDDSLRRVEIQRFAERVTDRYVPRFDDRPLVLVPCSARKPYSDSQSHKQYHDAIKWRAHVVSMTSPIGVVPQELELTYPAQHYDSVVTGNWTATEIEFVSRVLERYLEGTDYPEIIAHVPGEGYRDICERVADSLGREFTYTVTDHPTTADSLGNLAAELEGWDRYPKREREHNTIRAVADYQFGAGAGDELFDDLSTQGRYPQLRADDADGEQLAALAQQYGVLSLTTAGARRWVESDVPTKTVEIEPFVPHGSVLAPGITDASDDIRVGDDVVIRGDAAFGVGRAQMSGPEMRSSTRGIAVQMRHVDER, via the coding sequence ATGACCGACTACTTTGAGGTCCACGAGCGCGACAGCGCCGCGCGAGTGGGTGAGCTACGCCTTGCCGACTCCGTGACAACGCCGGCGCTGGTCGACGACGTGGACACCGTGACGCCGGGCGACTGCCGGCATGTCCTTGACGATGCCGGAAGCCGCTGGCCAACAGAGCAAACCGTCACCGACGGTGACGACTCGCTGCTCACCGTGTTGCCCCATCGTGGACTCCCAGCCGGCACGCCGGACGAAGTCGCAGAGGCTTTCGCCGTCGACTATCCCGATGTCGAGTTCCCGAGCGCGGCCGTCGTCTCGCCCGACACCGCGACGGACCACGGCAGTGACGCCTACGTGCTCGCCGGCGCGCCCGGCTACGTCGGGCACGCGTCGGCGTTCGTCGACGCCGTCACGACCGTCCGCGACGCGATACCAGCCGACACCGCGCTCTACCTGCCCGGTGTCGCCACGCCGAGAAACGTCGCGACGCTCGTCTACGCCGGCGTCGACCTCGTGGACCCCGACCGTGCCGTCATCCGGGGGACTGAGGGCCGGTATCTCACGACTGACGAGGCGTACTTCCTCGAAGACCTCGACGAACTGCCGTGTGCCTGCCCGGCCTGCCGGCAGCCACGCGAGGCGTTCGACCGCGAGGACTGCGTCAAACACAACGTCAACGCGCTCGCCGCGGAACTCCGTCGCGTCCGCCGCCGCATCCGCGACGGTCGCCTCCGGGACTACGTCGAGGGACAGGCCAGACAGAACAACTGGCTCACCGCGACGTTCCGGCGGCTGGACCAGGAGTACGGCTACCTGGAGGAGCGCACGCCGCTCATCCGGCGGGCCGACCTCTCGGCGGCCAGCGACGACTCGCTCCGTCGGGTGGAAATCCAGCGCTTCGCCGAGCGCGTCACCGACCGCTACGTCCCCCGGTTCGACGACCGCCCGCTCGTGCTGGTGCCCTGCTCCGCGCGAAAGCCCTACAGCGACTCCCAGAGCCACAAGCAGTACCACGACGCCATCAAGTGGCGCGCCCACGTCGTCTCGATGACCTCGCCCATCGGCGTCGTCCCGCAGGAACTCGAACTCACCTACCCCGCCCAGCACTACGACTCGGTGGTCACGGGCAACTGGACCGCCACAGAAATCGAATTCGTCAGCCGCGTGCTCGAACGCTATTTAGAAGGCACCGACTACCCCGAGATTATCGCCCACGTACCCGGCGAGGGCTACCGCGACATCTGCGAGCGCGTCGCCGACTCGCTGGGCCGGGAGTTCACCTACACTGTCACCGACCACCCGACGACGGCGGACTCGCTGGGGAACCTCGCCGCCGAACTGGAGGGCTGGGACCGCTATCCCAAGCGCGAACGGGAACACAACACCATCCGCGCCGTCGCGGACTACCAGTTCGGCGCGGGCGCGGGCGACGAACTGTTCGACGACCTCTCGACGCAGGGCCGGTATCCGCAGTTGCGGGCCGACGACGCCGACGGCGAACAGTTGGCCGCGCTGGCCCAGCAGTACGGCGTGCTCTCGCTGACCACCGCCGGGGCACGCCGCTGGGTCGAGAGCGACGTACCGACCAAGACAGTCGAAATCGAACCCTTCGTGCCCCACGGCTCGGTGCTCGCGCCGGGTATCACGGACGCCAGCGACGACATCCGCGTCGGCGACGACGTGGTGATTCGGGGCGACGCGGCCTTCGGCGTCGGTCGCGCCCAGATGAGCGGCCCGGAGATGCGGTCCTCGACGCGGGGCATCGCCGTCCAGATGCGCCACGTCGACGAGCGGTAA
- a CDS encoding alginate lyase family protein — protein MFVHLDTLSAIQSRVEDGDSPWTEAHEAFMEDVREAMAAAPESVTDNGDGHEFKTKGPEDPAERKDYVAAIRTGDRIRDLGLAYQYTGADQYAEKAIELLDHWFLRPETYMAPVKTNGIEQFITLPKMWWGAELVRGHEAWNSDSVGTEADLQEWVRTFLDDVGHDIPTAMGQQNIFNWQEMTHAAGSVYLRDWDRFRKAMRRNREDGFRQLREDGLLENEIIRASSLAYSLYAAKALVTAAELSRLYADRLDGPTLYEYQKFAGDRGAIERILDAHAPYVADPAAWEAMGEGDPDRFVNNDGFPARKQEAASSLYEVAYSYYEKDTYLKALKQSGQPVKNVPTYVSAQQAAIDNPDRPHRDERILGWTTFTHGERFRLDLQ, from the coding sequence ATGTTCGTCCACCTCGACACGCTGTCCGCGATACAGTCCCGCGTCGAGGACGGCGACAGCCCGTGGACGGAGGCCCACGAAGCTTTCATGGAAGACGTTCGCGAGGCGATGGCCGCCGCCCCGGAGAGTGTCACGGACAACGGTGACGGCCACGAGTTCAAAACGAAAGGACCCGAGGACCCCGCGGAACGCAAGGACTACGTCGCCGCCATAAGGACGGGTGACCGCATCCGTGACCTCGGCCTCGCCTACCAGTACACCGGCGCGGACCAGTACGCCGAGAAAGCAATCGAGCTGTTGGACCACTGGTTCCTGCGTCCGGAGACCTACATGGCTCCGGTGAAAACGAACGGCATCGAACAGTTCATCACGCTCCCGAAAATGTGGTGGGGCGCAGAACTCGTTCGGGGCCACGAGGCGTGGAACAGCGACAGTGTCGGCACGGAGGCCGACCTGCAGGAGTGGGTCCGGACGTTCCTCGATGATGTCGGTCACGATATTCCGACCGCGATGGGTCAGCAGAACATCTTCAACTGGCAGGAGATGACCCACGCTGCCGGTTCCGTGTACCTCCGAGACTGGGACCGGTTCCGGAAGGCGATGCGACGGAACCGCGAAGACGGTTTCAGACAGCTCCGCGAAGACGGGCTGCTGGAAAACGAAATCATTCGCGCGTCGAGCTTGGCGTACTCACTGTACGCGGCGAAAGCACTGGTCACCGCCGCGGAACTCAGCCGTCTCTATGCCGACAGGCTCGACGGGCCCACACTGTACGAGTATCAGAAGTTCGCCGGCGACAGGGGAGCCATCGAGCGGATTCTCGACGCTCACGCGCCGTATGTGGCCGACCCAGCGGCCTGGGAGGCGATGGGCGAGGGCGACCCCGACCGGTTCGTCAACAATGACGGCTTCCCCGCCAGAAAGCAAGAAGCTGCGTCCTCGCTGTACGAGGTAGCCTACTCGTATTACGAGAAAGACACGTATCTGAAAGCACTCAAACAGAGCGGACAGCCGGTGAAGAACGTCCCGACGTACGTCTCGGCGCAACAGGCGGCAATCGACAACCCCGACCGACCGCATCGGGACGAACGTATCCTCGGCTGGACAACGTTCACACACGGGGAGCGGTTCCGGCTTGACCTGCAGTGA
- a CDS encoding NAD-dependent epimerase/dehydratase family protein: MDVVVTGGRGSTGRWIVDRLAGPHDVTVLDRRLPDDGGHPTVDYRALDLTEAGGVFDALTAIDPDAVVHWAAIPVAGNHPGVDLFQNNTLAAHTVLSAAGRVGADVVQASSDGAYGFFFAEETPVPDELPITEEHACRPEDDYGLSKVVTEEIGKTIARRDSISVASIRPSWIQIPGEYPCRSEDYLDNLAAGAGNYWSYVDVRDVVDLVEAALTADIAGHEAFNCVGPDNTLGRPLVELMREYYGRVPDDCTVDGDAAAYATGKATAMLGWEPTRSWREAADEDVDVPRV, from the coding sequence ATGGATGTTGTCGTGACCGGCGGCCGGGGGAGTACCGGGCGCTGGATCGTCGACCGCCTCGCCGGACCGCACGACGTAACAGTGCTTGACCGTCGACTGCCCGACGATGGGGGCCACCCGACCGTCGACTACCGGGCGCTCGACCTCACCGAGGCCGGGGGCGTCTTCGACGCGCTTACCGCCATCGACCCGGATGCAGTGGTCCACTGGGCGGCGATCCCAGTCGCAGGGAACCACCCCGGAGTAGACCTGTTTCAGAACAACACACTGGCGGCACATACTGTCCTCTCGGCGGCGGGCCGCGTCGGGGCTGACGTGGTTCAGGCCTCTTCAGACGGTGCGTACGGCTTCTTTTTCGCCGAAGAGACGCCTGTTCCCGACGAGCTGCCGATCACGGAAGAGCACGCGTGCAGGCCGGAGGACGACTACGGGCTCTCAAAGGTCGTCACTGAGGAGATCGGGAAGACAATTGCACGCCGGGATAGCATCTCTGTGGCGTCGATTCGCCCGTCATGGATACAGATTCCCGGTGAGTACCCCTGTCGGTCTGAAGACTACCTCGACAACCTTGCGGCCGGAGCGGGTAACTACTGGTCGTACGTGGACGTGCGGGACGTCGTCGACCTCGTCGAGGCCGCCCTCACCGCAGATATCGCGGGTCACGAGGCGTTCAACTGCGTCGGCCCCGACAACACACTGGGTCGGCCGTTAGTCGAACTCATGCGAGAGTACTACGGGCGGGTTCCGGACGACTGCACCGTCGACGGGGACGCCGCAGCGTACGCGACGGGCAAAGCCACAGCGATGCTGGGCTGGGAGCCGACCCGCTCCTGGCGCGAGGCGGCCGACGAAGACGTAGACGTGCCGAGGGTCTGA
- the tgtA gene encoding tRNA guanosine(15) transglycosylase TgtA, translating into MTNFEVRQYDAAGRLGELTVPRAGVTVETPTILPVVNPHVQTVAPATLASEFGAEILITNSYILHGSDDLREPVLEQGLHDLLGFDGAIMTDSGSFQLAEYGDIDVTTEEILEFQHEIGSDIGTPVDIPTPPDVDRERATEELETTQERLEHAATVDTGEMLVSAPVQGATYPDLRERAAADAVSTGLDVFPLGAVVPLMNEYRYADLADVVAACKRGLGEVGPVHLFGAGHPMMFAMAAALGCDLFDSAAYALYARDDRYLTVQGTELLDELSHFPCHCPVCTDHTPAELKGMADDRREELLARHNLHVTYGEIRTVKQAIRSGNLMELVDSRARGHPAMLDGYRALLDHAEQLERTDPVSKDAFFYTSNESAHRPEVRRHQDRLERLPVEGDEVLLTEGSSSAQYDESWGVLPPFGPYPRELADTYPLTAETPDRTDRAAYEAAATGVRRLVELHPDVSFTLVHDDWPATALDRVPDSVRLRDLHARD; encoded by the coding sequence ATGACGAATTTCGAGGTCCGCCAGTACGACGCAGCGGGCCGCCTGGGCGAGCTAACGGTGCCACGGGCCGGCGTCACCGTCGAGACGCCGACTATTCTGCCCGTGGTCAACCCCCACGTCCAGACGGTCGCACCGGCAACGTTGGCGTCGGAGTTCGGCGCGGAGATACTCATCACGAACAGCTACATCCTGCATGGCTCCGACGACCTCCGCGAGCCGGTGCTGGAGCAGGGCCTCCACGACCTGCTTGGGTTCGATGGGGCAATTATGACCGACTCCGGCTCCTTCCAACTCGCCGAGTACGGCGACATCGACGTGACGACCGAGGAGATACTCGAATTTCAACACGAGATTGGCTCGGACATCGGGACGCCGGTCGACATCCCGACGCCGCCGGACGTGGACCGCGAGCGGGCGACCGAGGAACTCGAAACGACACAGGAACGGCTCGAACACGCTGCCACCGTCGACACCGGCGAGATGCTCGTCAGCGCGCCGGTTCAGGGCGCGACGTATCCGGACCTCCGGGAGCGTGCGGCCGCCGACGCCGTCTCGACCGGGCTGGACGTGTTCCCGCTCGGGGCCGTCGTCCCGCTGATGAACGAGTACCGCTACGCCGACCTCGCCGACGTGGTCGCGGCCTGCAAGCGCGGGCTGGGGGAGGTCGGCCCGGTCCACCTGTTCGGCGCGGGCCATCCGATGATGTTTGCGATGGCGGCGGCGCTGGGCTGTGACCTGTTCGATTCGGCGGCGTATGCGCTGTACGCCCGCGACGACCGGTATCTCACGGTGCAGGGAACGGAACTGCTTGACGAACTGAGTCACTTCCCGTGTCACTGCCCGGTCTGTACCGATCACACGCCGGCGGAGCTGAAGGGCATGGCCGACGACCGCCGCGAGGAACTGCTCGCGCGACACAACCTCCACGTCACCTACGGCGAAATCCGGACGGTCAAACAGGCGATTCGGTCGGGCAACCTCATGGAACTGGTCGACAGCCGCGCCCGCGGCCACCCGGCGATGCTCGACGGCTACCGCGCACTGCTCGACCACGCTGAGCAACTCGAACGGACCGACCCCGTCTCGAAGGACGCGTTCTTTTATACCTCGAATGAAAGCGCTCACCGGCCCGAGGTCCGACGCCATCAGGACCGACTAGAGCGCCTCCCGGTCGAGGGCGACGAGGTCCTGTTGACCGAGGGCAGTTCCAGCGCACAGTACGACGAATCCTGGGGCGTTCTGCCGCCGTTCGGTCCGTATCCGCGCGAACTCGCCGACACCTATCCGCTGACCGCGGAAACGCCGGACCGGACCGACCGGGCGGCCTACGAGGCCGCAGCGACAGGAGTCCGGCGGCTGGTCGAACTCCACCCCGACGTGTCCTTCACGCTGGTCCACGACGACTGGCCGGCGACGGCGCTCGACCGCGTGCCCGATAGCGTCCGCTTGCGGGACCTACACGCCCGCGACTGA
- a CDS encoding IS6 family transposase: MPEIARLSGSRDWIDLDFVERERTPEPAMALGIQSHVAGLSLSNTVELLDSLGVQRSRKAIHDWVQKADLQPESGKSPNQIALDETVIRINNQQFWLYAAADPQSNELLHVRLFPTTTTALTEIFLRELRQKHDVXXAVFLVDGAQHLQTALQRAXLRFQTCRHGNRNAVERIFRELKRRTSSFSNCFSHVEPETAENWLQSFARWHNAPN; this comes from the coding sequence ATGCCAGAAATCGCCCGCCTCAGCGGTAGTAGAGACTGGATTGATTTGGATTTTGTGGAGCGCGAGCGGACACCCGAGCCAGCGATGGCGTTGGGTATTCAATCGCACGTTGCGGGGCTCTCACTGTCGAATACCGTCGAATTACTCGACTCGCTGGGTGTCCAACGCAGTCGAAAAGCCATCCACGATTGGGTACAGAAAGCCGATTTACAGCCCGAATCCGGTAAATCTCCGAATCAGATCGCGCTCGACGAAACGGTGATTCGAATCAACAACCAGCAATTCTGGCTGTATGCCGCCGCCGATCCGCAGTCGAACGAACTGCTTCACGTCCGGTTATTTCCGACAACTACGACCGCTCTCACGGAAATTTTCCTGCGCGAACTGCGGCAAAAGCACGATGTCRAARCTGCCGTCTTTCTCGTTGATGGCGCTCAACACCTCCAAACTGCACTTCAACGAGCTRGCCTCCGATTTCAGACRTGTCGCCACGGAAATCGGAACGCTGTCGAACGGATTTTTCGAGAACTGAAGCGTCGAACCTCGTCGTTTTCGAACTGCTTCAGTCACGTCGAACCGGAAACAGCCGAAAATTGGTTGCAAAGTTTCGCTCGCTGGCACAATGCTCCAAACTAA
- a CDS encoding NUDIX hydrolase, whose protein sequence is MDEELTWETLDAETAYACPGFDVIREDVRLPDGTEGEFDYVQHGESVIVLPFTADGDVVVIEEWRQPVHRVNRGLPAGTMEDEDDDPRVAAARELREETGYEAASLDHLYTGEPANGNTDYVFHYYVARGCEATADQNLDHNESIRVDTADFDSLVESVRDGTLRDSRSAVGIMYYALFER, encoded by the coding sequence ATGGACGAGGAACTCACCTGGGAGACGCTTGATGCCGAGACCGCCTACGCCTGTCCGGGATTCGACGTCATCCGTGAGGACGTGCGCCTGCCCGACGGCACGGAGGGAGAGTTCGATTACGTACAGCACGGCGAGAGCGTCATCGTGCTTCCGTTCACCGCCGATGGTGACGTGGTCGTTATCGAGGAGTGGCGACAGCCGGTCCACCGAGTCAATCGCGGCCTGCCGGCCGGGACGATGGAAGACGAAGACGACGACCCACGCGTCGCCGCCGCCCGCGAACTCCGCGAGGAAACCGGCTACGAAGCGGCGTCGCTCGACCACCTCTACACGGGCGAACCGGCTAATGGAAACACCGATTATGTGTTTCACTACTACGTCGCACGCGGATGCGAGGCCACGGCCGACCAGAACCTCGACCACAACGAATCGATTCGGGTCGACACTGCCGACTTCGACTCGCTGGTCGAGTCGGTCCGCGACGGCACGCTCCGTGACAGTCGATCCGCCGTCGGTATCATGTACTATGCCCTGTTCGAGCGCTGA